Within the Vanacampus margaritifer isolate UIUO_Vmar chromosome 8, RoL_Vmar_1.0, whole genome shotgun sequence genome, the region atagtACACATGAGTACAAATTtccaaattttggcccattgactcccattataaatcataatttttcatgttttttgatgcactgtacacctgatgtgttatagtaCATTTCTCGTGATTACCCAATTTATCCCTTCACTGGAGCATCAActaaacatagaaaaaaaacattttgactttagAGTCATAAAAGCCATAATACACCAGATAATGCTAGAGAgctaattatcatttttggtTGAGCTGACTTATGTGCTTCCTATGTCCCCATTCTTATaccaaaacaagaaagcacGTTTGGGATCGAGAGCTCAGGGGTGTTAGCGTGTGTGGACGCAGTAACAGTGCCGTGCACACGCATATGTGTGTCTGAtcagtgtatgtgcgtgtgtgtgtgactattccaatttgaatgtgtttttttaaatatgtaaagaTGATAGTTATTTGTGCTCTtagacaatattgcttttattgtccatagatggcatcaaaaacaaataaataaataaataaactctaTATATTTATGGATAGGTATAGGATAGCcaatgaacattttgagtggtcgcaggtataaaaaaaatattcagaaatgacTTGGATATCACACTTCCAATAGTGAGCCAACTTTTGGCTATTTTTACGTATgtgtcgtaaaaaaaataataataagtttacCTTACGAGGGTTTTAAAATTCCGCTattggtctataaatcactgaatggtttgaaTCCTGAATACATTACGgaaatgctaattgaatataaaccTAGTTGGGCTCTAAAGTCTGCAGATAATTAGTGGAGTTgaggtttcaaagcaaacatggcgaAGCAACATTTAACTGTTGTGCTGCATGTGAAGTCAACGGCAATTATAAATACTTAATGTGTATATTACTGTGTAATAAAGTTCCCTTGCCTTGtctcgtattaatatttaagtaTTGCGTTAAAACTACATCTCCTCCTCTTGTGTTGTCAGTGTGGCAGCCAGATAAATGGCGGCGACATCGCAGTGTTTGCATCTCGTGCCGGCCACGCCTTGTGCTGGCACCCGTCTTGCTTCGTGTGCAGCGTGTGCGGCGAGCTGCTGGTAGACCTCATCTACTTTCACCAGGACGGGAAGATCTACTGCGGCCGGCACCACGCGGAGAGGCTGAAGCCGCGCTGCACGGCTTGCGATGAGGTAGACGCCAGTCATGAGCATGTGGATAATCATGTGCTGACACATCACCATGATTAACACGCACACTGTGCACATTGCCTAAGTATGTACTAAACTGCTGTCATATGATGCTCACtggttttacacacacacacacacacacacacacacacacacacacacacacacacacacacacacagacattgtAAAACTGTAAATGACATGTTCTTAGGTCTAATGATCTCCAGACAATTAACGCGAACTTCCCTCTCTAAATGGGGACACTGACACTTTTCCAACTAAAATGACACATCTGTCTTAAACTATGGGCtgcaaaaagaaataaatgaaataaacatcACATGCTTGTCTATGACtaatcacaatgaaatgctAATTATCACGAATCTGTTCTGAATTAACCGTAAAAATGTATtgtcaaatatatttaattctACTTTTGAGATTTCCCTTTGGCATTTTGTTGTGGTTTACATTGTCTGGGACTCATAATGAATGTAATTGAATGGTTCCACAAATACATTATCTACGCGGACTCTCATCTTTGCGTAATGTCAAATTAGCCCTCAGGTTGCAGACAACTGTCTCACATTGAGTGAGTCCGAAAACGCTCTCCCTTTCTCCACACTACACAAGAGTGACAAAGGCACTTTCGGCTCAAACTTGTCTGCTGCTTTGTTGTCTCGACTCATGCATGAATTATTACCAGCTAATTAAGATGACCCACTTCAAGAAATTAAAAGTAAActtgaaatattattttgtcaCACAATTCCACGCACATTTGgtttatttgtttagttttttactcCAGACAAGGAAGACAAACCATGATGACCAACAACATTAAAGGACCAGATAGGAgtaacaaattttaaataagCGCTTCAAGTCGTACCAGACTTGGGCACGCAAATCCCAGTCAGTGTGAGCTTCCCCCTCCGGTTAATCCCTCCAATCTGTAATCTGGATCTAACCCGCGCCGCGACCACATCTCCTGTTTGGCAGAGCACTACCAGTGGGCTAAAATTCTGGTTCGCCGACATAGCTCAGCACCTCATTTGAACTTCTATGACTTAAGCAACagcagattattattatattgcatgatatattatattcatatttatatattggTATTCCAACACATTTAAGCAGCCTACTGTGTTCTCTGGCACTCGTGTATCgtaacaaaacattattttgcatGTAGCTGTCCTAACTCCCACAACTTTCCTTCTTTTTGGGGTTCTCGACTGCCACTCGTGTCCACGTTACACGTCATAGGTCACATACTCCGGTAACAACATGCTGCACTCCGCTTTCCATTTGTCGCGCAAAGGGTCAgtcaaattgaaaacaaactaATTAGTCTcgtgaaaaacaatgaaaaccagacattttcatgaatttattaataaataaataaaactaaaagaaaaGTGGACATTTCCAAGCAAATGAGAACGTTTGAGCACCCTAATTTAGTGCAATGTATGTGCAAATACACGTTATAACTAGACACGGGCCAGTTATCAGTTTGATGGTTTaccatggttttaaaaagtcaaggtctCAATAACTGCTAATACTGCCTTTCTACTGCTGTAAGCAGGatacaatatgattggctgcttgcagagttgagtaaatgaCTACTTCTTTGGAGGCATTAGCCTCCAATGTACTTTTTTCTGTCTCCTTCTTGGGACATAACGGAGTAGTAGGGGGGAGCAGGACGAGATACTGCAAGCCTTTTTGGTCTGATTTATGTGTATtgtcctaaaataaataaaaaaataaaaaataggcggcagtgggtactagttagccccaagaaCATTCATTCATAGTCTATGAGTCTGTTCTagaaatagctcaccagtgattgggcactgtgacttactaaaataaattaaaacaaaagaatgttaatattcatttatttaaactttacaTTATGCACTTTTCTTATTAACTAAACATTCtacattttgttgaaaaataaaatactgtttttatttacccaaatatttaaaaaaaaaaaaaaagaagaagaagaagaagaaaagaaaaggtcaTTTTAGAGCTATAATTTTAATACCGTCACAGTTATCATACTGTCAGAATCTACATCACCCCACGAAGGAATGACTCAAAATAATCTGCAATGGCCAGAAAGTTCCTGTAATAAGGTGTTGTGTAATGAAGTGTTGGTCATATCCCAAATGAGTGCACATCAGTAGATGCCAGTGAGCAGAAATAATCACGTCTAAGCCAGAAGAACTGATCCAGTGTGAGCGCAACTTTAGTTTATGCCTAGAATTATTTCAACCTTGCACCCAACTTCCAAACAAACCTCCTACACATGAAATATCTAATTGTACTTATCTGCTGGAATGAAAAGCATGTCTGGCGGAAAAGCAGACTTTGTCAGTAAAATCGCAAGTGAGGTTTTATTAATGTAGGCCTTGTGGTGAAAAGATCTTATCGGTTCCTTCTCAGATCATCTTGGCAGACGAGTGTACCGAAGCAGAAGGCCGTCACTGGCACATGAAGCACTTTTGCTGTTTCGAGTGTGAGACCGTGCTCGGGGGCCAGCGCTACATCATGAAGGAGGGAAGGCCGTACTGTTGCTCCTGCTTTGAATCCCTCTACGCCGAGTACTGCGACTCTTGTGGACAACATATTGGTAAGTCTGTGACGAGCGTCCATTCAATGGGAGACAAAAGCGGGCagcaaattcaaatgaattcaaaacaaaTGCTGTCATCTGACAATGTAATAGGCAATCCCTGAAACTATTACAAAACTGATGCTTGAAAACCAGATGGCAGCTATTacccaataaaaaaacattatctcCCCATGTGGCTGCTAACATACGctataaaaaatgtttcatttattcatgaCTTGTAAAACTCCAGAGATTGCCTCAGAGTACACTTTAATTGGAGTCTCTTGCTGTTTTTCTCAAAAGCCTCTTTTCTctaattaacatttaaatacGTTGACTTCTAATGTAATTTTATCGAATGTGTTCTTCCTGCAGGCATTGACCAAGGCCAGATGACATACGACGGGCAGCACTGGCACGCCTCCGAGGGTTGCTTCTGTTGCGCCCGCTGCAAACGCTCATTGCTGGGCCGACCCTTCCTGCCCAAACAAGGGCAAATCTTCTGCTCCCGTTCTTGCAGTCTGGGCGAGGAGCCCAACGGCTCGGATTCCTCTGATTCTGCCTTTCAAAGCGCTCGTTCCACCAGAGAGTCCCGGCGCAGCTCCAAAGCAGCAAAGGGCGGTAGCGGAGGGCAAATGGAGACGTTGTCGGGCGAGGTGGACCCGTTGTCTTTACAAATGGACCTACTGAGTATCTCCAGTCAAACCCCGAGTTTGACACGTGAGCCACCTGCCTGGCAGAACCAGAAGCAAGTCGCTGATGGTTACAAATTTGAATCCCAACCTGAAGCGACGGCAAACCCCACCCCTCTGCAACTCCTCAGCCAGTGCAATGTCAGAACGTCTTGTAACCCGCCAGGCACTGGGCAGAATAATCAACATCAGGACCACAGGGTCAAGGAGACCAGCGGTCTGAAGAGACCACCAATCTCGGCTCTGAAAGGTCACTCTCTGAATGAGATGTGGTTCCAGCAGCCAGCTGCGGATGATTACTATCCCCCAAAGTTAAGGACCCAGAAGAGCTTCACTGAGGTATCCCAGCTCTCGCAGCATAGCGGCGGCTTTTCCGCAGACAAGCGCTCCATCAGTCTGCACGGCTTCCAGAGGGACCGAGATGTCGGTCCTCCTCCAGCCACCCAAGCGGCAAGAAGCAGGAACCCCATCAATTCACTTAACTTCACCGAGCAACTGACGCCTCTAGAGCAGACCCCGAGGGGATCCATGGAGTCCTTGGCCCTATCCAACGCTACAGGTGGGTACTGGTGGGCAAGATGGGGATTTTCTCTGTAAAATAACCTTAACCCGTCAATTCTCATACCTCACAGGCAACTCTGCCGAAGGAGGCGGGAAGCGACAAGAGCACCTGTCTCATTTCTCCATGCCTGATCTGAGCAAAGACTCTGGAATGAACATCTCTGAGAAAAGCAACTTGGACACCCTTAACTCCTCGGTTCAGTTTCAGAGCTCCGACTCCCTTCATAGTGTCAATGGTGGTCAACCCTACATGGAAATAAATCCCTCCAGGTCCTCCCAGTACCAGTTGCAGTATTGTGATCCCTCCAGTGTGGGTGTGGGCAGGAGCTCGTCTCATCTACCTGCTGGGTTCACCTACCAGGAGGAAGAGCGGATGAGTTTGGTGAGCAGCGCCAACGCTGCTCGCCTGCCACCCATAAGCGAGCGCAGGGTAAGCGGCGGTGTCGGGAGAGGCGACAGAGGAGCAAGCGTCAGAATCGAAGTGCCGGAGGAAACCACTCCGAGACGCAGACACCATCACCACCACCGCTCCAGAAGATCCCGACGTTCTCGCTCTGAAAACGCTCTCAACTTGGTCGCGGAGCGCAGGGTGAGACCTCAGGAACAGCTTCACGTTCGAGAGGATTACGATCGCTTCCCTCCCCCGAGGAGCGCCAGGGAGCAGTTTGGGATCGCAGGAGGAGGGAGATACCAACCGCAAATGTTTCGGCAATGCCCCAGGACCACATCGGACCTAACGCTTCAGAACCCCGGCATCGGGCGGCGCACAGGCTTGAATCAATACTCCTGGGATGACTATGATGATGACTGGTGCTCCACCTGCTCTTCCTCATCGGAATCAGAGGACGAAGGTTACTTTCTGGGGGAGCCCATACCCCGACCCCTCCAGATGCGCTACCTCAGCAATCAGGAGCTTGTCCACAAGTACAGCTCCGGCATGGGAGGGACCAACCGCAGTGTGCCGTTAACGACGCACAAACGGCGAAAAAGCAAGAACTGCATTATTTCATAACATTGGGCAGTCTGCTACAGCATGTGTTTATTAATATTCTTCATCTGGAGAACAGATGGGCGCATTTATAATGTTGTTAATCAATAGTCAGTAGCAAACTGCAGTCGGTGAacagtaaaaacacaacattgtttGCATGTGtctttgtattaataatttCTTCTCGCGCAGTtttatcaaatcatttttgcagaggctgatgtgcaatttttttcatgcataAATTAGTTTAGCTTTTCATGGTGTGATTTTTCTTATTAAACAGGCCGTGCTGTTGTTGTATTTGGTTCATACTATGTACATAGCTAAATGAACTAATCATTTCACTAAGTTAAGAAATTcgttgtaaatgtaaatatggtTGTAAATGAGGCCtcacatatttttatattttgtatggaTAGAAGCATTtatgtattaaatatatatgATATGTAGATATGCAGTAGATAATTTGAAAAACAGCATAGGCATGCATGTATGACTTGGCTGACCCGATCCTGAATTTGGAATAAAGGATTATTTCAGGCTTTCATTCCATTGACAGCTTGTGTTTTTCTCTAGAGAGCACGTAGAAAAAGTGTGTCTGTTTAGAATAACACTTTTCTCCATGTGTTTGGTGCATACATGAATAACGAGGTGGAGTGGACTTTGAAGTACAGTTGGATTGGTAATATGCAAGATGGCAGCCGAAATCTCTGGTTGATTGCATCAGTGCAGAAGAATGGGAACTTTTACTAttacaatttgcattgtgcgcAAACGCCATCGTCCTCTACAGTTGTAACTCACATTCAAGTCGCTAAACAAGCCATGCTGCCAATGGATCATCGTGCTAAACGCTAACCAATTTCATCTGTGTTATAAGTTACATcctgttttgaaataaaaaaaaattgtgtgatcATTTGAGTGTGCTGCAAGGTTTGTATACGCACTGCACACACTTTGACGGTTTTATAACTGaggaaaatgaatgtaaattCTAGGCAGAAtgtgccatatttttttttttgcataagtaTTAAAGTAATTTGGAACAAAATATTACCTATTTAAACACGATTATCACAACACTTTAACTAAGGCTTGATTTCTgctgaaaaatgtattgcaaaCGTGTGGTCTCTTTGTtagcagctagcaagctaaaaTAGCTTGAAGACTTCGATATAGAGCAAATGGAGATTATCCAGACAAAGGATTTCATGAATGACAATTTACACCATTAAAGTAGTGATCGACGTACTCCGCTCGTGTTTCAACCAAAAGCAGCATACCTTGGCTTCCACTTCTACTTCATAGGGATCTTGCCCTCCAACCAACTCCAGTTTTTGTAGATAGCGGCTCCAAACGGCTGGTTCTATAGAGTCGCAGTAATGTAGTGTCCTACTAGGGATGTTTTTTGTGAGACTTAACATATTTCCCACCTTTAACCGAAAACGGTCGCCAAAAATAAAGCTCTTTCCATATATTCCTTATGGAGGGTTGTCCTCCAGGAGGCTGAGCAATAGCTAAGTAGTGGCGTCAGCGAAAAGGGTCTATACTTAAGCTACTTCATTCCTTTTCAGACCATTTGAATGAACAATAATTTCTCACGACACCTGATTTTTGCAGGGGATGACCTGTGTTAAGTGTGAATGCTGTCCAAGGGGAAATAAGCTCTCTTGTTTTAGATTATCACCCCCATAGCCTGATCTTTTTATAAATGACGTTTACGTAGGAAACAGGGGTGTTCTTCAGGGCACGGCTGCCACAAGAGTGACAATTTACGACCGCAGATAGAAGTTCTCCGCCGCAGTTCCACCCTCTCATTCCATTGTGGTCTCAAGACACCCAGATGATAAGGGCCAATCTGCCAAAGTTGAGGCTTCAAAACCTCCACAGGCCAATTGGTGACGTCAAGCTTGTGCGATCCTTTTAATGTATTAGTGTTAAAcattcatccacccatttttgtaCTGTTTATCCTGCTGTGGTTCATGGGTGAACTGGAGCCTATACTAGCTAGACTagactacaccctggactggtcgttAGCCTGTCACAGGGCACTGATAGACAAACAAGCAATTACTTTACCGACTGGGATAATGTTATAACGCCAGTGTGGTCTTGACTTGTGTTGAATTTGTAATAGGCTTCAGTCGTCCTACTTGAAATGCGGTTTGAAGGTTTTGTTACTTGCTCATAAAATATTACATGGCTGAGCACTTTCCTAGCTGACTTAGTTGTTCCGTCTCAAATCATTTCTTTGCAACACGTGGATCCAAAAAGAAGTCTGCTGGGAGCTTACATCTGGTCTGCAAGTTCGAGAGCATTCTCTATTTGAGCTCTAGTACTGTACTCAGAAATTCCCTACCTGCGGAAATTAGAGCTGCTATTGCCGTAGAAAAGTTGTCACTCATTTTTATACTCTTCCTAAACTACCtgtaacccctaaccctaatgctgcattcgaggatggtcga harbors:
- the prickle2b gene encoding prickle-like protein 2b isoform X2, which codes for MPVEMEKTLTKLMYDFQRNSTSDDDSGCALEEYAWVPPGLKPEQVHQYYSSLPEDKVPYVNSPGEKYRIKQLLHQLPPHDNEVRYCNSLDDEEKRELKLFSNQRKRENLGRGNVRPFPVTMTGAICEQCGSQINGGDIAVFASRAGHALCWHPSCFVCSVCGELLVDLIYFHQDGKIYCGRHHAERLKPRCTACDEIILADECTEAEGRHWHMKHFCCFECETVLGGQRYIMKEGRPYCCSCFESLYAEYCDSCGQHIGIDQGQMTYDGQHWHASEGCFCCARCKRSLLGRPFLPKQGQIFCSRSCSLGEEPNGSDSSDSAFQSARSTRESRRSSKAAKGGSGGQMETLSGEVDPLSLQMDLLSISSQTPSLTREPPAWQNQKQVADGYKFESQPEATANPTPLQLLSQCNVRTSCNPPGTGQNNQHQDHRVKETSGLKRPPISALKGHSLNEMWFQQPAADDYYPPKLRTQKSFTEVSQLSQHSGGFSADKRSISLHGFQRDRDVGPPPATQAARSRNPINSLNFTEQLTPLEQTPRGSMESLALSNATGNSAEGGGKRQEHLSHFSMPDLSKDSGMNISEKSNLDTLNSSVQFQSSDSLHSVNGGQPYMEINPSRSSQYQLQYCDPSSVGVGRSSSHLPAGFTYQEEERMSLVSSANAARLPPISERRVSGGVGRGDRGASVRIEVPEETTPRRRHHHHHRSRRSRRSRSENALNLVAERRVRPQEQLHVREDYDRFPPPRSAREQFGIAGGGRYQPQMFRQCPRTTSDLTLQNPGIGRRTGLNQYSWDDYDDDWCSTCSSSSESEDEGYFLGEPIPRPLQMRYLSNQELVHKYSSGMGGTNRSVPLTTHKRRKSKNCIIS
- the prickle2b gene encoding prickle-like protein 2b isoform X1, translated to MDTRKICVHCKCRREEHAVTAMPVEMEKTLTKLMYDFQRNSTSDDDSGCALEEYAWVPPGLKPEQVHQYYSSLPEDKVPYVNSPGEKYRIKQLLHQLPPHDNEVRYCNSLDDEEKRELKLFSNQRKRENLGRGNVRPFPVTMTGAICEQCGSQINGGDIAVFASRAGHALCWHPSCFVCSVCGELLVDLIYFHQDGKIYCGRHHAERLKPRCTACDEIILADECTEAEGRHWHMKHFCCFECETVLGGQRYIMKEGRPYCCSCFESLYAEYCDSCGQHIGIDQGQMTYDGQHWHASEGCFCCARCKRSLLGRPFLPKQGQIFCSRSCSLGEEPNGSDSSDSAFQSARSTRESRRSSKAAKGGSGGQMETLSGEVDPLSLQMDLLSISSQTPSLTREPPAWQNQKQVADGYKFESQPEATANPTPLQLLSQCNVRTSCNPPGTGQNNQHQDHRVKETSGLKRPPISALKGHSLNEMWFQQPAADDYYPPKLRTQKSFTEVSQLSQHSGGFSADKRSISLHGFQRDRDVGPPPATQAARSRNPINSLNFTEQLTPLEQTPRGSMESLALSNATGNSAEGGGKRQEHLSHFSMPDLSKDSGMNISEKSNLDTLNSSVQFQSSDSLHSVNGGQPYMEINPSRSSQYQLQYCDPSSVGVGRSSSHLPAGFTYQEEERMSLVSSANAARLPPISERRVSGGVGRGDRGASVRIEVPEETTPRRRHHHHHRSRRSRRSRSENALNLVAERRVRPQEQLHVREDYDRFPPPRSAREQFGIAGGGRYQPQMFRQCPRTTSDLTLQNPGIGRRTGLNQYSWDDYDDDWCSTCSSSSESEDEGYFLGEPIPRPLQMRYLSNQELVHKYSSGMGGTNRSVPLTTHKRRKSKNCIIS
- the prickle2b gene encoding prickle-like protein 2b isoform X3, whose product is MTGAICEQCGSQINGGDIAVFASRAGHALCWHPSCFVCSVCGELLVDLIYFHQDGKIYCGRHHAERLKPRCTACDEIILADECTEAEGRHWHMKHFCCFECETVLGGQRYIMKEGRPYCCSCFESLYAEYCDSCGQHIGIDQGQMTYDGQHWHASEGCFCCARCKRSLLGRPFLPKQGQIFCSRSCSLGEEPNGSDSSDSAFQSARSTRESRRSSKAAKGGSGGQMETLSGEVDPLSLQMDLLSISSQTPSLTREPPAWQNQKQVADGYKFESQPEATANPTPLQLLSQCNVRTSCNPPGTGQNNQHQDHRVKETSGLKRPPISALKGHSLNEMWFQQPAADDYYPPKLRTQKSFTEVSQLSQHSGGFSADKRSISLHGFQRDRDVGPPPATQAARSRNPINSLNFTEQLTPLEQTPRGSMESLALSNATGNSAEGGGKRQEHLSHFSMPDLSKDSGMNISEKSNLDTLNSSVQFQSSDSLHSVNGGQPYMEINPSRSSQYQLQYCDPSSVGVGRSSSHLPAGFTYQEEERMSLVSSANAARLPPISERRVSGGVGRGDRGASVRIEVPEETTPRRRHHHHHRSRRSRRSRSENALNLVAERRVRPQEQLHVREDYDRFPPPRSAREQFGIAGGGRYQPQMFRQCPRTTSDLTLQNPGIGRRTGLNQYSWDDYDDDWCSTCSSSSESEDEGYFLGEPIPRPLQMRYLSNQELVHKYSSGMGGTNRSVPLTTHKRRKSKNCIIS